In the genome of Oncorhynchus clarkii lewisi isolate Uvic-CL-2024 chromosome 4, UVic_Ocla_1.0, whole genome shotgun sequence, one region contains:
- the LOC139407823 gene encoding protein FAM110C, with amino-acid sequence MTNKGVDATRILEKGPEYLRKQMELESEETGRMSAVEMLAASKKQYVKSQQVFNSIQEPVVSFGSASVSSNGSSNRGSDMNCRNSGRNSPAGTSSVQGGPSPPEDKNAVHRTSSKRRDSLLLYRQKCELVKASTREKNKLNLGRRLLLSSLDKASLLPEASGKVCEADEMYTKFTTPEGLSKECDSKAGYSKPIQPETQSPSTDEEWTDINVSPGVMQRPTHKRVAEVQRRTRKGVGRSHSDISSRYSKNFADFDAFFKYCGLNGEVIESLGKDNFSACSDERVHKIRSVSISTSDDGFTRNSGEDSNEGLLEEEMHETVRQGTSVIERNARIIKWLYSCKNAKESGKKLRDLN; translated from the coding sequence ATGACTAACAAAGGTGTAGATGCCACTAGAATTCTAGAGAAGGGTCCGGAATACCTTCGGAAACAGATGGAACTGGAGAGCGAGGAGACTGGACGCATGAGCGCAGTGGAGATGCTTGCCGCAAGTAAAAAACAGTATGTCAAAAGTCAACAGGTGTTCAACTCGATACAGGAGCCCGTGGTTAGTTTTGGATCTGCCTCTGTTAGTAGTAACGGATCGTCTAACCGGGGCTCCGACATGAACTGTAGGAACAGTGGGAGGAATTCGCCTGCGGGTACAAGCAGTGTGCAAGGAGGGCCTTCGCCGCCGGAGGACAAAAATGCGGTGCATCGGACGAGCTCCAAAAGAAGAGACTCACTTTTACTGTACCGACAGAAATGTGAACTTGTGAAAGCATCGACGCGTGAGAAAAATAAACTGAATTTGGGGCGCAGGTTGTTGCTCAGCTCTCTGGATAAGGCAAGTTTACTACCTGAGGCATCAGGTAAGGTATGTGAGGCAGATGAAATGTATACCAAATTTACGACACCCGAAGGACTTTCCAAGGAATGTGATTCAAAGGCTGGCTATTCGAAACCCATACAGCCAGAAACACAATCTCCATCCACAGATGAAGAATGGACGGACATAAACGTGTCCCCAGGTGTGATGCAGAGACCCACTCACAAAAGAGTAGCGGAAGTTCAGAGGAGGACTCGCAAAGGGGTCGGCCGTTCTCACTCTGACATCAGCTCAAGATATTCCAAAAACTTTGCCGACTTTGATGCCTTCTTCAAATACTGCGGACTGAATGGCGAAGTCATAGAGTCCCTGGGCAAAGATAACTTTTCCGCATGTTCGGATGAACGTGTCCATAAAATCCGAAGCGTCAGCATCTCGACGTCAGATGACGGGTTCACACGGAATAGTGGCGAGGACAGTAACGAAGGATTACTGGAAGAGGAGATGCATGAAACTGTTCGACAGGGGACATCGGTCATTGAGCGCAATGCCAGGATTATAAAATGGCTGTACAGCTGTAAAAATGCCAAAGAGTCTGGGAAGAAATTACGAGATCTAAACTGA